The genomic window TTCGTAGGACAGTAGCTGATCCAGCATCAAATCGATTTCTTCCAAGCCCACGCTCCGAAGGCTACGACCGATGTGCGCGATGGTGGCATTGAGCACCTTTGGTGACACAACACTGTCCCATGCATCGAGCTCTCTGCGCAAGAGTCGACTGCGGACAGAGTCGTTTGCATCGTTAGCGAGTTGAAGCTGGAATAGCAGACGACGTTGCTGACCTCGGATATCAGCCATGAGTCGAAGAATGCGATTGGCACCTCGTTTTGTTTTGGTCGCATCATTGCTGATGAGTCTGAGTACCGATTCGCATTCTGCAGCGCTCAGAGCGCTGTCTGACGATGGATGATAGATCGAAAACGGCGTCTCGTCGACCGTGCTGTATTTCCGGTGGTCAAGGTATGCATTCCACACTGCTTCCGTCGAGCCGGTCTGAAGAGCCGCATGTAGCTGGCCCAAGCTCTTGGCTTTACGTTGCCTGAGGGTTTGGCTCTCGCTGCTTTCACTCGAAGATGCTGCAGGCGTCAAGGATGGTAAGAGCGGGTGTCTTGGATCGAGACGTAGCAGCGCTGTCTGCTGCGGAACCTTTCGTGCTCCTGTCTGCTTTCGGCTCTTGGCATGGACGCCGTTCGGCTTCGCGGCTGACAGACGATCAGCTTCTTTCCTTCGCGCGCTTGTCGAAAAAGCTGCAATGATCGAGCCATCTGTCGACGTATATGGCCTTGCTGACTGTGATTTACTCGACCCACAGCGGGGTCGCGAGCACAGCCAAAGTCCAGCTCTAGTCGAGCTGGTAGCTCGAATAGCCACAGCTGCGGGGACCATGGAGCTCATGGCCAGCTTGAGACACGTGATATCATGGCCGTACCGCTGGAATGCAGAGTTGTACGTACATGGGATCGGCGGAGGGTGTCAAAGAGCGTGAGagatggaagaggtggaaAGACGTAGCTGTGAGTGTCGAGCAGACGGGCCAAGTTCAATGAGAAGAAAATCctgacattcgtgattcacgaattgtgaTCGATTGTGATactcaatcacgaatcgtgaatattcgtgattctgagTGCCTCCACGCTGTACGACAAGTCAAGTTCAAGGTCAACGACGGCGAATTCTGTGATTGCTTTGCTTGCCTTTGCATCCGAATTCCGATCTTTTGCCCCTGCTCGCCTTACCATACACGGTAGATGTAAGCTACTGTACACGCATGCCTCTCTACAGCGCTTTGTGCCTTCGGATAACTCAAGGTAAATGAATAACCCTACGTGATTCGGGTAGTGTGTTTGCATTGTAATGCCGTGTGTGCATTGCGTGCCCCGTTGGACCTCACTTGTTCAGGTGCGCCGTGTTACCAAACAGCGTCTTGTACATGAATGCTTCGCTTAGCAGCATCTCTGCATCCTTGTCTGACCAGCTCTGCGTCGGCAGCGATTGCAGAAACATGATGATTCCCTGGAAATCCATGGTCTGCAGCTTGTCCGTCCACTTGTGCAGGAACACAGAGCATACGTAGAGGTGAAAGTCGGAGAACGCGTCTGGGCCTTCCGCCTGCAGAGGTCAAAACGTAGAGGTTGGTCGTGTGAAATACAATGGTCAGCATCTGCCTAGAAAGGATGATAGTGGATCAGGTTCTTATCAACGTACTAGATATGTGTCCCACATTCGGATGATGTTGCGCACGCTCATCTCGCGCATCAACAAGCAGTTCATCCAACGAAAAGCGAATTGCATGTACTCGACGCCCTGTGCCTGCAAGTGCGCGTGCAAAGGCGCATCAATGCGAGCGACCAGCTCTCCAAGGCGCCGTACCTGCCGCTGGATACCGGGCTGTGCAAAGATATAGTTGTCCTGAATTCCATCGAGAAGTTTTGAGAGACACCAGAACGTGTCAGCTTCGATCGCTTGGAGCACGTTTGCTGGTAGCAAAGCTACATCAAACATCTCTGGGTCGGAATCGATGTAAGCACTCAGAAAGACTTCGAAAAAGGGCGTGGCGAGATCGTTGATGCCTTGAACATAACCGCTGGCTGGATGCCGGATTGCCCAGACGTACAAGATCCTCTCGAGGGACCGCTGTGTGGCTTGACGCTGCCATAACTGAATGCCCGGATTCGTTCGGGGGACATCAATGTGGATCTGGTGCCAGATGGCCTGATCGAGTGCTGCCATGCCCTTGGCAAAAGCCAGCTGTACACCCGCAGCATACTCGGCACGTTTGCGTGATAGCGTGGAAACGCGCACAGACGCCACTGCCGGCAGATaaccaagcagcagctgccagACAAGTGGACGCAGCTCATCGGGAACGCCAGCCCACGCTAGGGTGCGGAGCATCGCAATGTCGACGCTTTGCTTGGATAGACAGCCTAGGAGTTGCTGTCGACGTCTCGAGGTGCGCACACTGCGTTTGCGCGTAATGCTGCCCTTACCCCCTGTCCCGTCGGCGTTCTCGTCTGTTGGAACTGACCCGTCGTTGCTGAAGCTGACATCGGCACTGTCCATAT from Mycosarcoma maydis chromosome 16, whole genome shotgun sequence includes these protein-coding regions:
- a CDS encoding uncharacterized protein (related to GYP1 - GTPase activating protein), translated to MARASSSRAGQARKAGDFDDQAWGIESDDDDFVTQIAPRTNVPRSLKASSRSSSYSSTSKHHNHHHQQTSIRPDQNRSQPSSSSLQSSSSASASSTAPASIVRRESHNRRTSWTVIDKQQGAVAAQESLDQTPIAGSPPTDLADAMAAGLDLDRAGNASGAGFQIVDQDQGLASGSETEHVDLTTGKTVRRRRPSAAVSKPSSGTSEAETLRHFLRQDLDHLVRDPSHALTRLAAQWSDSSLRPSPSSDQATGPARLLTTTSRLGVAPTPTKLDFTFDPIAAAGDGLIITGPSFADTADAYASPSSASYMDSADVSFSNDGSVPTDENADGTGGKGSITRKRSVRTSRRRQQLLGCLSKQSVDIAMLRTLAWAGVPDELRPLVWQLLLGYLPAVASVRVSTLSRKRAEYAAGVQLAFAKGMAALDQAIWHQIHIDVPRTNPGIQLWQRQATQRSLERILYVWAIRHPASGYVQGINDLATPFFEVFLSAYIDSDPEMFDVALLPANVLQAIEADTFWCLSKLLDGIQDNYIFAQPGIQRQVRRLGELVARIDAPLHAHLQAQGVEYMQFAFRWMNCLLMREMSVRNIIRMWDTYLAEGPDAFSDFHLYVCSVFLHKWTDKLQTMDFQGIIMFLQSLPTQSWSDKDAEMLLSEAFMYKTLFGNTAHLNK